The Sphingobium sp. BYY-5 genome contains a region encoding:
- a CDS encoding class II aldolase/adducin family protein has translation MATAAQTPNMSPQEWEARQQLAACYRIFDHMGWSELIYNHITLRVPGEDNAFLINPFGLGYHEVTASNLVKIDIDGHVLDGSPYPVNRAGFTQHSVFHRHLPDAHCIIHTHTTAGMAVSATTEGLRPISFYAAAFIGHIAYHDFEGVTIRPDEGERLIAHLGDKRIMMLRNHGTLVMASSLPEAFLKHWSLQRACEIQVAAGAAGTLIDIPPEVIAVHQRDLAGIQLPVGPGVPDFQAMVRVIDRIDSSWQR, from the coding sequence ATGGCAACAGCCGCACAAACGCCCAACATGTCCCCACAAGAATGGGAGGCGCGCCAGCAACTTGCTGCCTGCTACCGTATCTTCGACCATATGGGCTGGTCGGAACTCATCTACAACCACATCACCCTGCGCGTACCGGGGGAGGATAACGCCTTCCTCATCAACCCCTTCGGCCTGGGCTATCACGAGGTTACGGCATCCAACCTGGTCAAGATCGATATCGATGGCCATGTGCTGGATGGCAGCCCCTATCCGGTCAACCGCGCGGGCTTCACCCAGCACAGTGTTTTCCACCGGCATCTGCCCGACGCCCATTGCATCATCCATACCCACACGACCGCCGGCATGGCGGTGAGCGCCACGACAGAAGGGTTGCGGCCGATCAGCTTCTACGCCGCGGCCTTCATTGGCCATATCGCCTATCACGACTTTGAAGGGGTCACGATTCGCCCCGATGAGGGCGAGCGGCTGATCGCGCATCTGGGCGACAAGCGCATCATGATGCTGCGCAACCATGGAACCCTGGTGATGGCGTCTTCCCTGCCCGAGGCTTTTTTGAAGCACTGGTCACTGCAACGCGCCTGCGAGATCCAGGTGGCGGCGGGCGCGGCAGGGACACTGATCGATATCCCGCCAGAAGTGATCGCCGTGCATCAACGCGATCTGGCCGGCATACAGTTGCCGGTCGGGCCGGGCGTGCCCGATTTCCAGGCGATGGTGCGAGTGATCGATCGGATCGATTCGAGCTGGCAGCGCTAA
- a CDS encoding opacity protein — translation MKTLLFTAAIAASLLPAAALAQEDTGSTRRIEPYVGILGGVHNFDSETGKEGIPPVGYKGRLVEGVAGVNYNVAGPIVLGVEGTASKGVSGDIDWEYGVAGRAGIKAGKDSLIFGKVGYKWVNFDALGPDSPDFHGTTYGAGVELSPADMGSSAQSSNIRLRVQADTMGNFRSIRPMAGVVAKF, via the coding sequence ATGAAGACATTGCTTTTCACGGCAGCCATTGCTGCGTCCCTGCTTCCTGCCGCCGCTTTGGCCCAAGAGGATACAGGCTCCACCCGCCGCATCGAGCCTTATGTCGGCATCTTGGGCGGCGTGCATAATTTCGACAGCGAAACCGGTAAGGAAGGCATTCCGCCTGTGGGCTACAAAGGCCGCTTGGTGGAGGGCGTCGCCGGTGTAAACTATAATGTCGCCGGTCCGATCGTACTGGGCGTCGAGGGCACGGCCTCAAAAGGCGTGTCCGGTGACATTGACTGGGAATATGGCGTGGCGGGCCGCGCCGGGATCAAGGCGGGCAAGGACAGCCTGATCTTTGGCAAGGTCGGTTACAAGTGGGTCAATTTCGACGCGCTCGGCCCCGACAGCCCGGATTTCCATGGCACCACCTATGGCGCGGGCGTCGAGTTGTCGCCGGCGGACATGGGCAGTTCGGCCCAGAGCAGCAATATCCGCCTGCGTGTCCAGGCCGATACGATGGGTAATTTCCGCTCGATCCGTCCGATGGCGGGCGTCGTCGCGAAATTCTGA
- the rpsU gene encoding 30S ribosomal protein S21, whose protein sequence is MQIIVRDNNVDQALRALKKKLQREGVYREMKLRRHYEKPSEKRAREKAAAVRRARKMERKRAERDGVR, encoded by the coding sequence ATGCAGATCATCGTTCGCGACAATAATGTCGACCAGGCCCTCCGCGCGCTCAAGAAGAAGCTGCAGCGTGAAGGCGTGTATCGCGAAATGAAGCTGCGTCGTCATTATGAGAAGCCGTCGGAAAAGCGCGCCCGTGAAAAGGCAGCCGCTGTCCGCCGGGCTCGTAAGATGGAGCGCAAGCGCGCCGAGCGCGACGGCGTCCGTTAA
- a CDS encoding FKBP-type peptidyl-prolyl cis-trans isomerase, giving the protein MSTTAVPLRPIAKGSLTRLWIGVAVVALAAGGLAWAGQQGVAASPAAFLAQNAHATGVETTESGLQYKVLEEGTGASPTTADVALVGYKGTLLNGTVFDENPQAPMPIDGVVPGFSEGLQKMKKGGKYRLWIPPQLGYGDADNGPIPGGSVLVFDVTLHDFKSKAELMQLQQQMMQQQGGIPQPGR; this is encoded by the coding sequence ATGTCCACGACGGCCGTTCCCCTTCGTCCTATCGCCAAGGGATCGCTGACGCGGCTCTGGATCGGCGTTGCCGTCGTTGCGCTGGCCGCAGGCGGCCTGGCCTGGGCAGGACAACAGGGTGTCGCGGCGTCGCCGGCGGCTTTCCTCGCGCAGAACGCCCACGCTACTGGCGTGGAGACGACCGAATCGGGTTTGCAGTACAAGGTGCTGGAAGAAGGCACGGGCGCCAGCCCGACCACTGCGGACGTGGCGCTGGTCGGTTATAAGGGCACGCTGCTCAACGGCACCGTCTTCGATGAGAATCCGCAGGCGCCGATGCCGATCGATGGCGTCGTGCCGGGTTTCTCGGAAGGCCTGCAGAAGATGAAGAAGGGCGGCAAGTACCGCCTCTGGATTCCGCCGCAGCTTGGCTATGGCGATGCGGACAATGGCCCGATACCCGGCGGTTCGGTGCTGGTGTTCGACGTCACGCTGCACGACTTCAAGTCGAAGGCGGAACTGATGCAGTTGCAGCAGCAGATGATGCAGCAGCAGGGTGGTATCCCGCAGCCGGGTCGGTGA
- a CDS encoding AI-2E family transporter encodes MSDRQHHVEAPGPSEVRSPLVQHELKRASVWFALAIAVALIVLLAQPLMLVMGALVLATMMDGGTRLLGRVLPIGRGWRLAIVLIGAVAFLAYTFYLTGSNLAAQAQAMRTIVETQVTRIGGWMQQLGVTTTPDDLKSLASQAMNSMGRVTAAVGTAVGAITSAVMMLVLAIFIAIEPKLYERGVAWMLPMEARGHFYSIADKMGWTLRRLMFGRIIGMTVEGVGTWLLLWAGGVPMAGLLGILTGLFAFLPNIGSIISGILIVLVGFSAGVDTGLYAFGVYLAVQIVDGYLIVPMVAKRATDLAPALVLGAQILFGALFGLIGLFLADPIVAMIKVYLEERSKALEAKAGARPPQGSDA; translated from the coding sequence TTGAGCGACAGACAGCATCATGTCGAAGCCCCCGGTCCCAGCGAAGTCCGCAGCCCGCTGGTCCAGCATGAACTGAAACGCGCCAGTGTGTGGTTCGCGTTGGCTATTGCCGTGGCGCTGATCGTGTTGCTCGCGCAACCGTTGATGCTGGTCATGGGCGCGCTGGTGCTGGCAACCATGATGGACGGGGGCACGCGGCTCTTGGGCCGGGTGCTGCCGATCGGCCGGGGATGGCGGCTGGCCATCGTCCTGATCGGCGCCGTCGCCTTCCTGGCCTATACCTTCTATCTCACCGGATCGAACCTCGCCGCGCAGGCACAAGCGATGCGCACCATTGTCGAAACGCAGGTGACGCGGATTGGCGGCTGGATGCAGCAACTGGGCGTCACGACGACGCCCGATGATCTCAAAAGTCTGGCGAGCCAAGCGATGAATTCGATGGGCCGGGTGACGGCGGCGGTCGGTACGGCGGTGGGCGCGATCACCAGCGCGGTGATGATGCTGGTGCTCGCCATCTTCATCGCGATCGAGCCAAAGCTGTATGAACGCGGTGTCGCCTGGATGCTGCCGATGGAGGCACGCGGCCATTTCTACAGCATCGCCGACAAGATGGGCTGGACCCTGCGCCGGCTGATGTTCGGGCGAATCATCGGCATGACGGTCGAAGGCGTGGGCACCTGGCTGCTGCTCTGGGCGGGCGGGGTGCCGATGGCGGGGCTGCTGGGCATCCTTACCGGTCTCTTCGCCTTCCTGCCCAATATCGGATCAATCATCTCAGGCATATTGATCGTGCTGGTAGGCTTTTCGGCGGGGGTCGATACCGGCCTTTATGCCTTCGGCGTCTATCTGGCGGTACAGATCGTCGATGGCTATCTGATCGTGCCGATGGTAGCCAAGCGCGCCACCGACCTGGCCCCAGCGCTGGTATTGGGTGCGCAAATCCTGTTCGGCGCGCTGTTTGGCCTCATCGGCCTGTTCCTGGCCGACCCGATCGTGGCGATGATCAAAGTCTATCTGGAAGAACGATCCAAGGCGCTGGAGGCCAAAGCCGGAGCGCGGCCCCCGCAAGGGTCGGACGCTTAA